TGATTGTTGTTGTATCGGATATTGCCTATATGCTTATGCCGGATAAAGTGCTCTTGTGCTTTTTGCCATTATTAGTGATTGGGCGTATGCTAGCACCTTTAACGCCGTGGTGGGATAGTATTGTAGGTGCTGTCTTTGGCTTTGGCATATTATATAGTATCGCAGTTGTGTCGCGTGGCGGGATAGGTGGCGGCGACATAAAATTATTCTTTTTACTTGGCCTTGTATTAGGGACAATCAACACACTATTGACATTATTTATAGCAGCCTTCATTGGAATGGTTGTCGGTATAATTGTGCTTCAAGTGCGGCAGCAAGGTAGAAAAACGCCGATTCCATTTGGCCCTTCCATCGCACTAGCGGCGGTTATAGTTTATTTCTATGGAAATGTCATAGTACAGTGGTATGTAGGATTATGGTAAGGAAGGAGATAGATAGATGAAACCAATTATAGGTATAACGGCGTTTGCGGAAGACGATTTATCATCGAGATTAAATGTAGCCTATAGCAATAGCATTATTGAAGCTGGTGGCATCCCACTTATTATTCCGCTGGGGGTAGAGGAAGATGCGGCACAAATTCTATCGTTAACGGATGGTTTACTTTTATCGGGTGGGCACGATGTTCATCCATT
This DNA window, taken from Lysinibacillus sp. FSL M8-0337, encodes the following:
- a CDS encoding A24 family peptidase, translated to MEMAYTILVFVFGLVFGSFFNVVGLRVPMKESLIQPPSHCTTCQRQLTPKDLIPVLSYIVLRGKCRSCGQKISWIYPLMELLTGILFTFSYWQFGFSEEFIVALLLISLLVIVVVSDIAYMLMPDKVLLCFLPLLVIGRMLAPLTPWWDSIVGAVFGFGILYSIAVVSRGGIGGGDIKLFFLLGLVLGTINTLLTLFIAAFIGMVVGIIVLQVRQQGRKTPIPFGPSIALAAVIVYFYGNVIVQWYVGLW